From Chelatococcus sp. YT9, a single genomic window includes:
- a CDS encoding ABC transporter substrate-binding protein, giving the protein METLRRSSTTRRGFLQSVGGAATLAAAGGYPEWVFAQTRSGVLNAMLNVEPATLNYALLNTSVIQSVCGSINESLLLFDWQLKPQPNLARSFDISPDGLVYTFELEPDVKWHDGKPFTSRDVVFTCAKMLRELNPRSRAAMDRCESITAEGDHKVVFKLKEPFNAFILAFMASTGPMMPAHIYEGTDYRNNPANTAPIGTGPFKFAQWSKGNFIKLVRNDNYWRKGQPGLDEVNFRIIASAEQRAVALETGAVDMAFGDDLDPIDVPRFRENPGLVMVQNAYDAVGEITLMEINQRTAPFNDRRFRAAIMHAMDRNFLVDQLNFGLGRVADSPIFSTVPYYDPKVLTQYEYSPDKAKALLDDMGLKPGAGGVRHKFSVLMLPNQDGPWRRAGEYSKQALADVGLDVELQSTDVATFYKRNGDWDYDVMWNSYGQFGDPAIGMSRFFLSNNIRKGVPQTNTQGYSNPKVDELLQKGATAVKREDAQAAYSELQKILTEDVAMLWMYERRKPLFHAKKFKDVVVGPNGPCDGFGAAKPA; this is encoded by the coding sequence ATGGAAACGTTACGACGTTCTTCGACGACGCGGCGCGGGTTTCTGCAGTCCGTGGGAGGTGCGGCGACCTTGGCGGCCGCGGGTGGATATCCTGAGTGGGTGTTCGCGCAGACACGCAGCGGCGTGTTGAATGCCATGCTCAATGTGGAGCCGGCGACCCTCAACTACGCTCTGCTCAATACCAGCGTCATCCAGTCCGTATGTGGATCAATCAACGAGTCGCTTCTTCTGTTCGACTGGCAACTGAAGCCACAGCCTAACCTTGCGCGTAGCTTCGATATTTCGCCCGATGGTCTCGTCTATACTTTCGAGCTGGAGCCGGATGTCAAATGGCATGACGGCAAACCCTTCACATCACGAGACGTGGTGTTCACCTGCGCGAAGATGCTGCGTGAACTCAATCCACGCAGCCGGGCGGCGATGGATCGTTGTGAATCCATTACGGCAGAGGGTGACCACAAAGTCGTATTCAAGCTGAAGGAACCCTTTAACGCCTTTATTCTGGCCTTCATGGCGTCGACTGGGCCGATGATGCCGGCTCATATCTATGAAGGCACGGATTATCGCAACAACCCCGCGAATACAGCGCCGATCGGCACTGGGCCCTTCAAGTTCGCCCAATGGTCTAAGGGCAATTTCATCAAGCTCGTGCGCAATGATAACTACTGGCGCAAAGGCCAGCCCGGACTCGACGAAGTGAACTTCCGCATCATCGCCTCGGCTGAGCAGCGTGCCGTTGCGTTAGAGACAGGCGCGGTCGACATGGCCTTCGGCGATGATCTCGACCCGATCGACGTGCCGCGCTTCCGCGAGAATCCCGGCCTCGTGATGGTGCAGAATGCCTATGACGCGGTCGGCGAGATCACGCTGATGGAGATCAATCAGCGGACGGCGCCATTCAACGACCGTCGCTTCCGGGCAGCGATCATGCATGCCATGGATCGCAACTTCCTGGTGGATCAGCTGAATTTCGGCCTCGGCCGCGTTGCGGACAGCCCGATCTTCTCCACCGTTCCTTACTACGATCCCAAAGTTCTGACCCAATACGAATATTCCCCTGACAAGGCCAAGGCGTTGCTCGACGACATGGGGCTGAAGCCCGGCGCGGGCGGTGTCCGCCACAAGTTCTCGGTTCTGATGCTTCCGAACCAGGATGGTCCGTGGCGTCGGGCCGGCGAATATTCGAAACAGGCCCTCGCGGATGTCGGCCTCGACGTGGAGCTGCAGTCGACGGACGTCGCCACATTTTACAAGCGAAACGGCGATTGGGACTACGACGTGATGTGGAACAGCTACGGGCAGTTCGGCGATCCCGCCATCGGCATGTCGCGCTTCTTCCTCTCGAACAATATCCGCAAGGGCGTTCCGCAGACGAATACCCAAGGCTATTCGAATCCGAAGGTCGATGAGCTTCTCCAGAAAGGTGCCACGGCCGTCAAGCGTGAGGACGCGCAGGCCGCCTATAGCGAACTGCAGAAGATCCTGACCGAGGACGTCGCGATGTTGTGGATGTATGAACGCCGCAAGCCGCTCTTCCACGCCAAGAAATTCAAGGATGTGGTGGTGGGGCCGAACGGCCCTTGCGACGGCTTCGGCGCCGCCAAGCCCGCATAG
- a CDS encoding aspartate aminotransferase family protein, producing the protein MSASSSISRSPLSFDGSARQIKDNMRWLPGGVSSNFRLGIAPTPLVFERGEGPYLFDIDGNRLIDYYLGMGPMILGHSPAGVRDAVKAQADRGILFAGQSAVETEAARRVCEMVPCAERVRFGSSGSEAVQGALRLARAATGRRIILKFEGHYHGWFDNILWSTAPALNAAGPEDAPVPVAGSVGQEAEAAGGIEVMAWNNLERLEARLAKGDVAGVIMEAAMCNAGAIHPASGYLEGVREACTRTGTILIFDEVITGFRLSPGGAQKRFGVTPDLATFGKAIANGFPVAALAGRADLLDLFATGGVVHGGTYNAQCLSMAATVATLKALTPELFATLETRGTRLMNGMRDALAEAGIPASVAGYPQVFHVALGLSEPARDYRDLTRVNRQAYVAFTTALLKRGVRALERGAWFLSSEHDDAVIDETLAAVAGAAREVKSEMSL; encoded by the coding sequence GTGTCCGCCAGCTCATCTATCTCCCGTTCGCCCCTTTCGTTCGATGGTTCAGCCCGGCAGATCAAGGACAACATGCGATGGCTGCCCGGCGGTGTCAGCAGCAACTTCCGCCTCGGCATCGCGCCGACGCCGCTCGTCTTCGAGCGCGGCGAGGGGCCTTACCTGTTCGATATCGATGGCAACCGGCTGATCGACTATTACCTCGGCATGGGGCCGATGATCCTCGGCCACAGCCCCGCCGGCGTGCGCGATGCGGTGAAGGCACAAGCCGACAGGGGCATCCTCTTCGCCGGGCAGAGCGCGGTGGAAACAGAGGCCGCGCGGCGGGTCTGCGAAATGGTGCCCTGTGCCGAGCGCGTGCGCTTCGGCTCCTCCGGATCAGAAGCCGTGCAAGGCGCGCTCAGGCTGGCGCGGGCCGCAACCGGCCGCCGCATCATTCTCAAGTTCGAGGGCCACTATCACGGCTGGTTCGACAATATTCTGTGGTCGACAGCGCCGGCCCTCAACGCCGCGGGACCCGAGGATGCGCCTGTGCCGGTCGCAGGCAGCGTCGGCCAGGAGGCTGAGGCCGCCGGCGGTATCGAGGTGATGGCGTGGAATAATCTGGAGCGGCTCGAAGCGCGGCTCGCCAAGGGCGACGTGGCCGGCGTCATCATGGAAGCGGCCATGTGCAACGCCGGCGCCATTCACCCCGCATCAGGTTATCTCGAAGGCGTGCGCGAAGCCTGCACCCGGACAGGCACCATTCTGATCTTTGACGAGGTGATCACAGGTTTCCGCCTCTCGCCAGGCGGCGCCCAGAAGCGCTTCGGCGTAACCCCGGATCTCGCCACCTTCGGCAAGGCCATCGCCAACGGCTTCCCCGTGGCCGCACTGGCCGGCCGTGCCGACCTGCTCGACCTCTTCGCGACGGGCGGCGTCGTCCATGGCGGCACCTATAATGCGCAGTGCCTCTCGATGGCGGCTACCGTCGCGACGCTCAAGGCGCTGACACCGGAGCTGTTCGCCACGTTGGAAACCCGCGGCACCCGTCTGATGAACGGCATGCGCGATGCTCTCGCCGAAGCCGGCATACCGGCCTCGGTGGCTGGTTATCCGCAGGTGTTCCACGTGGCCCTCGGGCTGAGCGAGCCCGCACGCGACTATCGCGATCTCACCCGCGTCAATCGTCAGGCCTATGTGGCTTTCACCACGGCACTGCTGAAACGGGGCGTGCGTGCGCTGGAACGCGGGGCGTGGTTCCTCTCGAGCGAGCATGACGATGCCGTCATTGACGAAACACTCGCTGCCGTCGCCGGCGCCGCGCGTGAGGTCAAGAGCGAGATGAGCCTGTAA
- a CDS encoding IclR family transcriptional regulator: MPTTPNNYIVQPVFKALRVLELVAEKGHDVSLTEVASELKMPKTTVFRYLQTLTAASFLRHDAQKDRYGVGGRFRSLARIDKSLHGLRTLALPEMQRLLDIFNETINLAIVSEGHVVYVEMLEAKRALRMQARLGDRHPMHSTSLGKAILAFLPEDERKSFLATPLDLKTINTVTDRMALSRQLADIRRRGYAIETGENEDGSMCIGVPIFDEDAYPVAALSLSAPERRMSTEITVEAVAMLRKAAAAVSTALGYAPEARPAPSSAAAG; encoded by the coding sequence ATGCCAACAACGCCCAACAATTACATCGTGCAGCCCGTCTTCAAGGCGCTGAGGGTGCTGGAGCTGGTCGCCGAGAAGGGGCACGACGTCTCGCTGACCGAGGTAGCCTCTGAACTCAAGATGCCCAAGACGACCGTCTTCCGTTACCTTCAAACGCTGACGGCCGCCTCCTTCCTGCGCCATGATGCGCAGAAGGATCGCTATGGCGTGGGCGGCCGTTTCCGCAGTCTCGCTCGGATCGACAAGAGCCTGCATGGCTTGAGGACGTTGGCTTTGCCGGAAATGCAGCGGCTGCTCGACATCTTCAACGAGACGATCAATCTCGCCATCGTCTCGGAGGGACACGTGGTTTATGTCGAGATGCTGGAGGCCAAGCGTGCTCTGCGGATGCAAGCTCGCTTGGGAGATCGCCATCCCATGCACTCGACCTCTCTCGGCAAGGCAATCCTCGCCTTTCTGCCCGAAGACGAGCGCAAGAGCTTTCTGGCGACGCCGCTGGATTTGAAGACGATCAATACCGTCACGGACCGCATGGCCCTGTCGAGGCAGCTCGCCGACATCAGGCGCCGTGGCTATGCGATCGAGACCGGCGAGAACGAGGATGGCTCCATGTGCATCGGGGTGCCGATCTTCGATGAGGATGCTTACCCCGTCGCGGCGCTCAGCCTCTCGGCGCCAGAGCGCCGCATGAGCACCGAGATCACGGTGGAGGCGGTGGCCATGCTGCGCAAGGCCGCGGCAGCGGTTTCCACGGCGCTCGGCTATGCTCCGGAAGCGAGGCCGGCACCGTCCTCAGCTGCGGCGGGTTGA
- a CDS encoding ABC transporter permease, which produces MSALRRFLRNGTAVIGLFAFLAIVAFALLAPVIYPGNPLSIAGAPLRPPGSPNLIAGSDMLGRNVAAGLAYGARVSLIIGLLSALLAIVIGAVLGALAGYFGRWIDDAIMRFTEFFQIIPSFILLMVLIALMRPSVTATICGIALISWPQVARIVRAEFLVLRRAEFVEAARVQGFSTTHIITREIAPNALSPVIVIGSILVANAILTESALSFLGLGDPNLISWGYMIAASRSAMRLAWWTTVMPGLCIALTVLALNLVGDGLNDAFNRRLGEGGRA; this is translated from the coding sequence ATGAGCGCTCTTCGCCGCTTTCTGCGCAATGGCACGGCTGTCATCGGCCTCTTCGCTTTTCTTGCCATCGTGGCCTTCGCCCTGCTGGCTCCGGTGATCTATCCCGGCAACCCGCTGTCCATAGCAGGAGCACCACTCAGGCCGCCCGGCTCGCCGAACCTCATAGCGGGCAGCGACATGCTGGGTCGCAATGTTGCGGCGGGTCTTGCCTATGGCGCGCGCGTCTCGCTGATCATTGGGCTTCTCTCGGCCTTGCTGGCCATCGTCATCGGCGCGGTGCTGGGTGCGCTCGCCGGTTACTTCGGGCGCTGGATCGATGATGCGATCATGCGCTTCACGGAGTTCTTCCAGATCATCCCGAGCTTCATCCTGCTCATGGTGCTGATCGCTTTGATGCGTCCTAGCGTCACGGCCACGATCTGCGGCATCGCGCTCATCAGCTGGCCGCAGGTGGCGCGCATTGTCCGGGCGGAGTTTCTCGTGCTGCGAAGGGCCGAATTCGTTGAGGCGGCGCGGGTGCAGGGCTTTTCGACGACCCATATCATCACCCGTGAAATTGCCCCAAACGCCCTGTCGCCAGTCATTGTTATCGGCTCGATCCTCGTTGCCAATGCCATCCTGACGGAATCGGCCTTGAGCTTCCTCGGCCTCGGCGATCCCAACCTCATCAGCTGGGGCTACATGATCGCAGCATCGCGCTCGGCCATGCGGCTTGCCTGGTGGACCACCGTGATGCCGGGCCTCTGCATTGCGCTGACGGTTCTTGCGCTAAACCTCGTCGGCGACGGTCTCAACGATGCGTTCAATCGTCGCCTGGGCGAGGGCGGGCGGGCTTAA
- a CDS encoding PBP1A family penicillin-binding protein — protein MMAASPRKKGGSGGGNGRGGRGGSGAGKGRKRRKRSFLGRVFGLFIVLAVWCVVGLAGVVAYHFAQLPPMSELTVPKRPPNVAIMAADGSLLANRGDTGGQTIAIHDLPPYLPMAFLAIEDRRFYSHFGVDPVGIARAAFRNVTSRGVAQGGSTLTQQLAKNMFLTQERTLSRKIQEAILALWLEQTYTKDQILELYLNRVYFGAGAYGVEAAALRYFGKHASEVSLAEAAMLAGLVQAPSRLAPSRNPQAARARAEVVLGAMVDAGFITDKAAKAAVLAPATAVKAKGAGSANYAADYVMDVLDDYVGKVDMDIVVETTIDNRLQAAAERALVEELDQKGAKYKASQGALVSLATDGAIRALIGGRNYSDSQFNRATTAKRQPGSSFKAFVYLAALENGLTPDTVREDSPINIRGWQPANANRRYNGPITLATALAYSINTVAVKLAVEMGPRAVVRTAQRLGITSSLQANPSIALGTSEVTPIELVAAFDAFANGGIGVIPYAVKTVKSADGKVLYKRTAVDLGRVIEPAQLGMMNGMLREAVTIGTAKGAQLPGWEVAGKTGTSQDYRDAWFIGFTGKGVTGVWIGNDDNSPTRRASGGNLPVEVWSRYMKVAIQGEKPVPLPGIRYQPATPNYQSMGGEIAANQGVTAEDEVTLVPPGSVGGDRLAAQPQPRQAPRQRGLLEQLFGG, from the coding sequence ATGATGGCAGCGTCCCCGCGTAAGAAGGGTGGATCTGGTGGCGGCAACGGCCGGGGCGGCCGTGGCGGCAGCGGTGCTGGAAAAGGGAGGAAGCGGCGCAAGCGTTCATTCCTCGGACGCGTCTTCGGCCTCTTCATCGTACTTGCGGTATGGTGCGTCGTTGGACTTGCCGGCGTCGTGGCCTATCACTTCGCGCAGTTGCCACCCATGTCGGAACTCACCGTTCCGAAGCGCCCTCCCAATGTTGCGATCATGGCGGCGGACGGCTCGCTGCTCGCCAACCGCGGCGACACCGGCGGCCAGACGATCGCCATCCACGACTTGCCGCCGTACCTGCCGATGGCCTTCCTTGCCATCGAGGACAGGCGCTTCTACAGCCATTTCGGCGTCGATCCGGTCGGCATTGCCCGCGCGGCCTTTCGCAATGTCACCAGCCGCGGTGTGGCGCAGGGCGGTTCCACCCTCACGCAGCAGCTCGCCAAGAACATGTTCCTGACGCAGGAACGCACCCTTTCGCGCAAGATCCAAGAGGCGATCCTCGCGCTTTGGCTGGAGCAGACCTACACCAAGGACCAAATTCTCGAGCTCTATCTCAACCGCGTCTATTTCGGTGCCGGAGCCTACGGCGTCGAGGCGGCCGCCCTGCGCTATTTCGGCAAGCACGCGAGCGAGGTCTCCCTCGCCGAAGCCGCCATGCTGGCGGGCCTCGTTCAGGCGCCATCGCGCCTTGCACCGAGCCGCAACCCGCAGGCTGCCCGCGCCCGGGCGGAAGTCGTGCTGGGTGCCATGGTCGACGCGGGCTTCATCACGGATAAGGCGGCCAAGGCGGCCGTGCTCGCCCCCGCCACGGCCGTGAAGGCGAAGGGCGCTGGCTCGGCCAATTATGCCGCCGACTATGTGATGGACGTGCTCGACGACTATGTCGGCAAGGTCGACATGGATATCGTCGTGGAGACGACGATCGATAATCGCCTGCAGGCGGCTGCCGAGCGCGCGCTGGTCGAGGAGCTTGACCAGAAGGGTGCCAAATACAAGGCGAGTCAGGGCGCTCTCGTGTCGCTCGCCACGGATGGCGCCATCCGTGCGCTGATCGGCGGACGGAATTATTCCGACAGCCAGTTCAACCGCGCGACCACGGCGAAGCGGCAGCCGGGCTCCTCGTTCAAGGCTTTCGTCTATCTCGCCGCGCTAGAAAACGGCCTCACGCCGGACACCGTGCGGGAGGACTCCCCTATCAATATACGCGGCTGGCAACCGGCGAACGCAAACCGGCGCTACAATGGACCGATCACGCTCGCCACGGCGCTCGCCTATTCCATCAACACGGTTGCTGTGAAGCTCGCGGTGGAAATGGGACCGCGGGCCGTCGTCCGCACCGCCCAGCGCCTGGGCATCACCTCATCGCTCCAGGCCAATCCATCGATCGCGCTTGGCACCTCGGAAGTCACGCCGATCGAGCTCGTCGCGGCCTTCGATGCCTTCGCCAACGGCGGCATCGGAGTCATCCCGTACGCGGTGAAGACCGTGAAATCCGCAGACGGCAAGGTGCTGTACAAGCGGACCGCCGTCGATCTCGGCCGGGTCATCGAGCCCGCGCAGCTCGGCATGATGAACGGCATGCTGCGGGAGGCCGTCACCATTGGCACCGCCAAGGGCGCCCAGCTCCCGGGCTGGGAAGTCGCCGGCAAGACAGGCACGTCACAGGATTACCGCGACGCCTGGTTCATCGGCTTCACGGGCAAGGGCGTTACCGGTGTGTGGATCGGCAACGACGACAACTCGCCGACCAGACGCGCCTCCGGCGGCAACCTGCCTGTCGAAGTCTGGAGTCGCTACATGAAGGTGGCCATTCAGGGTGAGAAGCCCGTGCCGCTGCCGGGCATCCGCTATCAGCCTGCCACGCCGAATTACCAGTCCATGGGCGGGGAGATCGCCGCGAACCAGGGCGTGACGGCCGAGGATGAAGTGACGCTGGTGCCGCCCGGCTCAGTGGGCGGCGACCGCCTGGCGGCCCAGCCGCAGCCGCGCCAGGCTCCACGCCAGCGCGGTCTGCTGGAGCAGCTGTTCGGCGGGTGA
- a CDS encoding ABC transporter permease — translation MSTKAAFLARRVVQAAMVVVGVVFLSFFLVRLAPGDAAMAIAGETGYSDPQYVADLRKEFGLDKPVLTQFGIYLAKVSVGDLGFSYQKRQPVYDLIMERLPATLLLAGVVIVVSLVIGIFVGAVSAKYAGRLVDGILRVFLMAFYAMPSYWLGLVLVLMFSVHLGWLPAFGIETMGGDPAPMARALDISRHLVLPALTLGLFFAAIYARLTRAAMLEVVNLDFVRTARAKGISETRLFMRHVLRNALIPVVTYAGLQTSALVGGTVLVETVFSWPGIGRLAYDALIARDNNLLIGIFIFTSVLVVLFNLLTDLLYVVLDPRMELGK, via the coding sequence ATGTCCACGAAAGCGGCCTTTCTCGCGCGTCGTGTTGTTCAAGCCGCGATGGTTGTCGTTGGCGTGGTGTTTCTCTCGTTCTTCCTCGTTCGGCTCGCCCCTGGCGACGCGGCGATGGCGATCGCCGGTGAGACCGGTTACAGCGACCCGCAATATGTCGCTGATCTCCGAAAGGAGTTTGGCCTCGACAAGCCGGTCCTCACCCAGTTCGGCATCTACCTCGCCAAGGTCAGTGTCGGCGATCTCGGCTTTTCCTATCAGAAGCGGCAACCCGTCTACGATCTCATCATGGAGCGTCTGCCTGCGACGCTCCTTCTGGCGGGTGTCGTCATCGTCGTCTCGCTCGTCATCGGCATCTTCGTCGGCGCGGTATCCGCAAAATATGCCGGGCGACTTGTCGACGGCATCCTGCGGGTCTTTCTCATGGCCTTCTATGCCATGCCCTCCTATTGGCTCGGCCTCGTCCTCGTTCTGATGTTCTCGGTCCATCTCGGCTGGCTGCCGGCCTTCGGCATCGAGACCATGGGCGGGGACCCGGCGCCGATGGCGCGGGCGCTGGATATCAGCCGGCATCTCGTGCTGCCGGCCCTGACGCTTGGCCTCTTCTTCGCCGCCATCTATGCACGGCTGACGCGCGCTGCGATGCTCGAGGTCGTCAATCTCGACTTTGTCCGCACAGCGCGCGCCAAGGGGATTTCCGAGACGCGCCTGTTCATGCGCCACGTGCTGCGCAACGCGCTTATTCCCGTCGTGACCTATGCGGGCTTGCAAACGAGCGCGCTGGTTGGCGGGACGGTTCTGGTGGAAACGGTGTTTTCATGGCCCGGGATCGGGCGGCTCGCCTATGACGCGCTCATCGCTCGGGACAACAATCTGCTCATCGGCATCTTCATCTTCACGTCGGTTCTCGTGGTGTTGTTCAATCTCCTGACCGATCTTCTTTATGTGGTGCTCGACCCGCGCATGGAGCTCGGCAAATGA
- a CDS encoding M81 family metallopeptidase, which produces MAGNGAGKRIAVGCFMQETNTFSPTPTTVADFEAHYLRRGADVLTGYGTARVEVPGFLSVLAAAGATPVPLLATHAASSGALTRDTFEAILGELLQRLRDAGPLDGILLALHGSMAVEDNGDAEGEILERVRAAHPDLPIGVSLDLHGHITERMLQPNVFLIGYREYPHIDMFDTGVRVADLMMEVLAGRRRPVMAFAKRPLLLSPVRCRTDDGPLTAIVAEARRAEERDANVLHASLFPVQPWLDVPDLGFAALVCADGDSGAAAGAANHLADLAWAARGDFEPDLIPIDEVIRIGLGSPGLTVVGDGGDAPTSGAPADDPTILKRLLALGADKAERMTYITLRDAPAVQKAFAAGPGAKVTLSVGHSLSAGEPVEITGIVRSLSDGTYVMRDAGAAGLETHQGPTAVVHIGAIRLVLRSLGGFEWDTGVYTAFGLDLRYPALAFAKSPSHFRVSYAPFAARILAGDTPGASACNLRRLKLMNVTRPLYPLDDM; this is translated from the coding sequence ATGGCGGGGAATGGCGCGGGCAAAAGAATAGCGGTCGGCTGCTTCATGCAGGAGACCAACACCTTCTCGCCAACCCCCACGACAGTGGCCGATTTCGAGGCGCACTATCTCAGACGCGGCGCAGATGTTCTCACGGGCTACGGCACCGCCCGCGTCGAGGTGCCGGGTTTTCTCAGCGTGCTCGCGGCGGCGGGTGCGACGCCGGTCCCCCTGCTCGCCACCCATGCAGCATCGAGCGGGGCACTGACCCGCGACACCTTCGAGGCTATCCTCGGGGAATTGTTGCAGCGCCTTCGTGACGCCGGTCCTCTCGACGGAATCCTCCTGGCGCTGCACGGCTCCATGGCCGTCGAGGACAATGGCGATGCCGAAGGCGAAATCCTGGAGCGCGTGCGCGCGGCGCATCCAGACCTGCCCATCGGGGTGTCGCTCGACCTGCACGGCCATATCACCGAACGCATGCTGCAGCCGAACGTCTTCCTCATCGGTTATCGGGAGTATCCCCATATCGACATGTTCGACACGGGGGTGCGGGTCGCTGACCTCATGATGGAGGTGCTCGCGGGGCGCCGCCGCCCGGTCATGGCCTTCGCAAAACGTCCTCTCCTGCTGAGCCCGGTGCGCTGCCGGACCGACGACGGCCCGCTGACAGCCATCGTCGCCGAAGCCCGCCGAGCGGAGGAGCGGGACGCCAATGTGCTGCACGCCTCGCTGTTCCCCGTTCAGCCTTGGCTCGACGTCCCGGATCTCGGCTTCGCGGCCCTCGTCTGCGCCGATGGCGACAGCGGGGCGGCGGCCGGCGCGGCCAACCACCTCGCCGATCTCGCCTGGGCGGCGCGCGGCGACTTCGAGCCGGATCTCATACCGATCGACGAAGTCATTCGCATCGGGCTGGGTTCGCCCGGGCTTACCGTCGTAGGCGATGGTGGCGACGCGCCGACCAGCGGGGCCCCCGCCGACGATCCCACCATCCTGAAACGGCTGCTGGCCCTCGGCGCCGACAAGGCCGAGCGCATGACTTATATCACGCTGCGCGATGCGCCCGCCGTGCAGAAAGCCTTCGCCGCCGGCCCCGGTGCCAAGGTGACGCTCTCGGTCGGCCATTCCCTGTCAGCGGGCGAGCCGGTCGAGATCACCGGCATCGTGCGCAGCCTCTCTGACGGGACCTATGTCATGCGCGATGCGGGTGCGGCGGGGCTGGAGACGCACCAGGGGCCAACCGCAGTGGTCCACATCGGCGCGATCAGGCTCGTGCTGCGCAGCCTCGGCGGTTTTGAATGGGACACCGGCGTCTATACGGCCTTCGGTCTCGACCTGCGCTATCCGGCGCTGGCTTTCGCCAAGTCGCCCTCGCATTTCCGCGTATCCTATGCCCCCTTCGCCGCGCGCATCCTCGCCGGCGACACCCCGGGCGCCAGCGCCTGCAACCTGCGCCGCCTCAAGCTCATGAATGTGACGCGTCCGCTGTATCCGCTCGACGATATGTAA